The genome window GTGAGAGAGCCCCGAGGCCCGGAGTTCGGTGAGGACAGCCAGGTGGTTGGAGCCCCGCCCTTCTCACCGTGACTGGAACCCTGCCGTGTCCCGGTTGCTCCGGGAGTCAGTGGGAGGCTTCTGCTACGTTGCGTCAACTTCGATGGTCTTCTCGTTGATGAAGCGTCTCCCGCCGCGCGCGCTGGTGGTTCCCGGCACCGTGGCCCTGCTGCTCCTGCTTCCCTGGCTCATCTATTGGAGCGCGGTCATCCACCGGTATGGCCTGCGTGACGACTACGCCATCCTGCGCGAGGCGCGCGAGGAGCCAGGGAAGATCCTCCGTTTCTGCGCGTCGCAGGGCCGCCCGCTCTACGGCTGGATGCTGGAGGTGTCCGCGAAGGCGGCCAACGGCATCGACGGGCTGGTGGGACTGCGGCTGATGGGCGTGGCCGGCCTGGGAGTGCTCGCGGCGGCGGTGTTCCTGCTGCTGCGCAAGGAGGGCTGGCGGACGGGCTCCGCCGCGCTGCTGGCGGGGTTCCTCACGGTCACGCCGTCCGCGCAGGTCATCGCCAACTGGAGCATCTGCTGGCCGCAGGCCCTGGCGCTGATGCTGGGCCTGGGCGCGTTCGCCTTCGCCCGCCGCGCCATCGGTCCGCCGGGAGCGGAGGCCTCCGTCCGGTGGCCGTACGCGGTGGCCGCGGTGGGGAGCATGGCAAGCGCGACGCTCATCTATCAGGTGAGCGGCCTGTTCTCCGCGGTGCTGCTGGCGGCGGCGCTGGTGGTGCACCGCGACGTGTCGCTGAAGGACACGGCGCGATGGATGCTCAAGCACCTGCTGGTGATGGCCGCGGGCCTGGCGCTCGCGTACGCCGTCACGCAGGTGCTGTTCAAGGCGGGCATCTTCCCGCCCTCGCCCCGGCTCAGCTTCGAGAAGCACTGGGTGGACAAGACCGTCTGGGCGCTCATGCACGTGTTCCCCAACGCGCTCGCGCTGTCCGCGCTCAACGAGGCGCCGCTGGGCGATATGGACGGCTACTGGGCCATGGTGGTGCTGACGCTGACGCTCCTGGGCGTGGGCATCGCGGTGGAGGGGCGCCGCTCGGGGCTCGGAGGCGTGGGGCGCTGGCTGCTGGCGCTGGTGACGCTGTCGGGCGTGGCGTACTCGGTGAGCTTCCTCGCCGGGGAGCGGTGGCCCACCTACCGCACGCTCAACGCGCTCACGGGCGTGTGGGCCGTGTTCTTCGCCGCGTCGCTGGTGAACCTGGGCACCATCTGGCCCAGGCATGGCCCGCGCATGGCCACGGGCCTGCTCACCGCGTTCGTGGCCTTCAGCGCCCTGCTCGCGCACGAGCAGTCCCTGGAGCTGTTCGCCCTGCCCCAGGGCCGGGAGCTGGCGGTGATGGCGCAGGGCGCGAGCCTCGTCGTCCCGGACAGGAAGCCGCGCGTCTTCGTCCTCACCGCGAAGCAGTCGGACTCCACCGCGCCCTTCCACTATCTGGACGAGTTCGGCTCCGTCTCCGTGGACGCGGAGTGGGTGGCCAAGGAGATGCTCAAGGCCCTGGTGAAGGAGCGCTTCCCCCGCGAGCGCGACGTGAGCGGCCTCTACCGCTTCGCCGCCGGCCCCGTCGCCCCGGAGCCGCGCAACTACGACATCCTCATCGACATGCGCCGCCAGCACGTGAGCGCCGTAAACCCCATTCTCCAGAAACCCCGCTAGCTCCCCGCGCGTCAGGGGAATCCCTGAGGCGTGCGCTCGGCTCCCACCCGGATTTCCGGGGAGATTCGCGCGGCCGGGAGCAACCGGCACCGAGCGGTGCAGGATCGCTCCCACCGGCGGCGTGAATCCGGGTAATGAATCGAGGAGTGAGTTCCACCGCTTCCGCTTCCGCATGTCCCGGGGGCAGCCCCGTCCCGCGTCGCGGAAGCGGGCACGGCTTCCCCCTGGCGGCAGGAGATGCCCGCTGATGGGCGGTGAACGTCCGGTGCGGCACGACTGGGTGTACCTGGGCGCCAACTGGGCGGAGGCCCTGCGCTCGCCCCTGGTCCCGGACGTCCTCGCGCACATCACGGCGTGGAGGGATCAGGGCCGGCCCTTCGCCGTCGCCCGGCAGGAGCCGCCGGACCAGGAGGACGACCTGAGGCTGGGGCTCACCCTGCCCGACCGCCGCCACCTGTCGCTGCACGGGGCCCTGTCCGCCGTGGAGCGCCACCTGCCGCCGCCCACGGTGCAGGAGGTGCGCGCCTCCGCCCCCGCGGCCTGGGGCCCTGCCCTGGATGACGTCATCGCCCTGGGCACCGCGCTGGATTTGACGGTGGGCGTGTTCGGTTCGCTGGCCTGGCAGCACCGCTCGGGCGTGCCCTTCGTGCGGCCGCTGTCGGACGTGGACCTGCTGTTCGCCCCCGCGCGCTGGTCGGACGTGGAGCGGCTGCTGTTCGGCCTGGAAGCGGTGTCCCGGCGCCACTCGGTGGTGCGCCTGGACGGCGAGGTGCTGCTGCCCGACGGCGGCGCCGTGTCCTGGCGTGAGCTGGCGCTGGAGCCCGAGCGCATCTGGGTCACCGGCCCCCGCGGCGCCAGCCCCCGCACGCTCCGCGAGCTGCGCGCCCTCTTCCCCTCCGAGTCCTGAAACACGCGAAGGAAGCACGCGCCGCGTGAATAGGCGCGCCCGCCGCCACGTCACGCAAGCCGCCGTCACAACCCGTTTCCACCGCCCATTTCGAATGACTCGCGGGGCGCTTCACGCTCCGCGCGACACACGGGCGCGTCACCTCCCTGGACAAACCCGGAAGAACGTGAAGGCCGAGGCCGCGTTGCGTCTTTCATCAACAAGACCCTGGGGTTGTAACGGACACAGGGCAGGCGACAGGGCGGGCTCCCGGCGTCTGGCCCGCTCGGGTCGGCCGCCCAATTGTCACCCTGTGAATGGTTTGGTAAAGGTTGTCTTTGGGGGCGATTGGGGCCTCTCCGTCACGATGGTGGGATTCTCCGTACAGCGCTGGGCCGCCTGGGCCCCCGGGCTCGTCCATCCTGCTTCCTGGGAAACGTGGCTCGCGACCCCGCATCCGCTCCCCGCGGAAGGCACGCCCGCGCTCGCGGCGATGCCCGCGATGATGCGCCGCCGGGTGGACCGGCTGGGCCGCATCGCGTTGCAGGCTGCGTATGACGCGCACGTGGACGCGCCGGACGCGCCCGTCATCTTCGCATCGCGTTATGGCGACCTGGGCCGCTCGGTGGAGCTGCTCACGCAGCTGGCGCGCTCGGAGCCGCTGTCGCCCACCTCCTTCAGCCTGTCGGTGCACAACGCCATCGGCGCGCTCTACTCCATCGCTCGGGGGGACACGTCCGCCTACGCCGCCATCGCCGCGGGAGAAGAGACGGTGGAGGCCGCCTTCACGGAGGCGTGCGGCCTGCTGTCGGACGGCGTCCCCCGGGTGATGGTCGTCGTCTACGAAGAGCCCGTGCCCACGCCGTGGGAACACTTCTCCCGGGACGTGGCGTTTCCCCACGCATGGGCCTGCCTCCTCTCCGCCAGCACGGGCGCGGACGCCATCCACCTGGACTGCGCGGCCAGCGCCCCGAACGCGCCCGTCGCGCCGTTGGATGCGGCGGAGCTCCCGGCGGACCTGCGCGCCCTGCGCTTCCTCGTTTCCGGAGCCTCGCGGTGGGAGCACGCGACGGACGGCCGGTGTTGGCGGTGGGCGCGCCATGCTTGAGAAGCTCGACCGGCCGTGGCGCATCTTCGCCACCGGGTTGTCCTTCGCCACCTTCGGCCTGGGGGGGCTGGCGCTGCGGCTCCT of Corallococcus exiguus contains these proteins:
- the mdcG gene encoding malonate decarboxylase holo-[acyl-carrier-protein] synthase; translation: MGGERPVRHDWVYLGANWAEALRSPLVPDVLAHITAWRDQGRPFAVARQEPPDQEDDLRLGLTLPDRRHLSLHGALSAVERHLPPPTVQEVRASAPAAWGPALDDVIALGTALDLTVGVFGSLAWQHRSGVPFVRPLSDVDLLFAPARWSDVERLLFGLEAVSRRHSVVRLDGEVLLPDGGAVSWRELALEPERIWVTGPRGASPRTLRELRALFPSES
- a CDS encoding beta-ketoacyl synthase chain length factor, which gives rise to MVGFSVQRWAAWAPGLVHPASWETWLATPHPLPAEGTPALAAMPAMMRRRVDRLGRIALQAAYDAHVDAPDAPVIFASRYGDLGRSVELLTQLARSEPLSPTSFSLSVHNAIGALYSIARGDTSAYAAIAAGEETVEAAFTEACGLLSDGVPRVMVVVYEEPVPTPWEHFSRDVAFPHAWACLLSASTGADAIHLDCAASAPNAPVAPLDAAELPADLRALRFLVSGASRWEHATDGRCWRWARHA